A stretch of the Arachis stenosperma cultivar V10309 chromosome 6, arast.V10309.gnm1.PFL2, whole genome shotgun sequence genome encodes the following:
- the LOC130932472 gene encoding AP-4 complex subunit mu-like, protein MISQLFVLSQRGDNIVFRDYRRDVHKASAETFFRKVKFWNDDGEEDAPPVFNVDGVNYFHVKVAGLLFVATNRVNVSPSLVLELLQRIARLIKDYLGVLNEDSLRKNFVLVYELLDEVIDFGYAQTTSTELLKSYIFNEPIMIDSAVMPPLGAASIFVKGNKRMPGTVITKSVVANEPGGRKREEIFVDVIEKISVTFNSSGYILTSEIDGTIQMKSYLTGNPEIRLALNEDLSIGRSDYASSTAVILDDCNFHESVHLDSFDTDRTLSLVPPDGEFPVMNYRMTQPFKPPFRINALLEETGPLKAEVIIKVCADFNPSINANTVLVQMPVPKFTNRVNFELDHESVGNTTDFKEANKRLEWSIKKVVGGAEHTLRAKLTFSQELLGNIMKEAGPVSMTFDIPMYHASRLQVKYLQIAKKSKAHNPYRWVRYVTQANSYVARL, encoded by the exons ATGATATCTCAGTTGTTCGTGCTTTCTCAACGAGGCGATAACATCGTCTTCCGTGACT ATCGCCGTGATGTTCACAAAGCGAGCGCTGAGACATTTTTCCGCAAAGTCAAGTTCTGGAACGACGATGGTGAAGAAGATGCTCCACCTGTCTTT AATGTGGATGGAGTGAACTACTTCCATGTGAAGGTTGCCGGGCTGTTGTTTGTTGCTACAAACAGGGTCAATGTATCCCCCTCTCTTGTCTTGGAGCTCTTGCAGCGGATCGCTCGTCTCATCAAGGATTACCTTGGCGTTCTTAATGAAGATTCGTTGCGGAAGAATTTCGTGCTTGTCTATGAATTGCTGGATGAAGTCATT GATTTTGGTTATGCACAAACAACTTCCACGGAGCTTTTGAAATCTTATATTTTCAACGAGCCAATTATGATTGATTCTGCAGTGATGCCTCCCCTTGGTGCTGCATCCATTTTTGTG AAAGGGAACAAACGAATGCCAGGCACAGTTATTACAAAGTCTGTTGTTGCTAATGAACCTGGTGGTAGAAAGAGGGAGGAGATTTTTGTTGACGTAATCGAAAAAATAAGTGTCACATTCAACTCTAGC GGATATATACTCACTAGTGAGATAGACGGCACCATTCAAATGAAGAGTTACCTTACGGGTAACCCAGAGATTCGGCTTGCTCTCAATGAGGACCTGAGTATAGGAAGAAGTG ATTATGCAAGTTCCACTGCAGTGATTCTAGACGATTGTAACTTCCATGAGTCTGTACACCTTGATAGTTTTGATACTGACCGAACCTTGTCATTG GTTCCACCAGACGGGGAATTCCCAGTCATGAATTATCGAATGACTCAACCGTTTAAGCCTCCATTTCGTATTAATGCATTGCTTGAAGAAACAGGACCCCTGAAA GCCGAAGTGATAATTAAAGTTTGTGCTGACTTCAACCCAAGTATCAATGCTAACACAGTTCTTGTACAGATGCCAGTGCCAAAATTTACCAATCG AGTTAATTTTGAGTTGGATCATGAATCAGTTGGGAACACAACTGACTTCAAGGAAGCAAATAAGAGACTAGAGTGGAGCATAAAAAAG GTTGTTGGCGGAGCGGAACATACTTTACGAGCAAAACTAACTTTTTCACAGGAGTTACTTG GCAATATCATGAAGGAGGCAGGGCCTGTTAGCATGACCTTTGATATACCAATGTATCATGCTTCAAGGCTTCAG GTGAAGTATTTGCAAATAGCAAAGAAATCAAAGGCACATAATCCATATAGATGGGTTAGATATGTGACCCAAGCAAACTCATATGTTGCCCGCTTGTAA